A stretch of Planctomycetota bacterium DNA encodes these proteins:
- a CDS encoding UDP-N-acetylmuramoyl-tripeptide--D-alanyl-D-alanine ligase: MKFTVGEIAEATGGEILAGLRPGEGGLRPGEAGSAGAPARRIVTDTRALAAGETFLALRGRRFDGHAFLEKAVRRGASCLVIDRPESLDALGRTDARLGALARAARRRLKCPVIAITGSCGKTTLKEMVGQVLGRRLKGRQPPKSFNNLIGVPLTLLGAEEDDEFVLCEFGTNAPGEIARLSAMAEPTIGAVTLVGSAHLEGLGSLEGVAAEKGALVESLTPKGLAVLNADDPRVAAMAGRCRARVVTFGRCEGADLRAEDLIQTDRSIQFTAVAAGAKAGAGVGFALPVPGEHQALLALAAAAVAREVGVPFEATAEALRDFRPPPMRLAVEEAGGVLVVNDAYNANPESMRAALRLLALWPERRKVFFCGDMLELGAHSAAAHAALGREIAEAGVQRLVCVGTETRATARAAVEAGLAGDAVSTYASADLASADAAKTVERGDVVLVKGSRAIGMERVVEAIAAAAAPAGEPAK; encoded by the coding sequence ATGAAGTTCACGGTGGGCGAAATCGCCGAGGCGACCGGCGGAGAAATTCTGGCCGGGCTTCGCCCCGGCGAAGGGGGGCTACGCCCTGGCGAAGCCGGGTCGGCCGGCGCCCCGGCCAGGCGCATCGTCACGGACACGCGCGCCCTGGCGGCGGGCGAAACGTTCCTTGCGCTTCGCGGCCGGCGGTTCGACGGCCACGCCTTCCTCGAGAAGGCGGTCCGCCGCGGGGCGTCGTGCCTGGTCATCGACCGGCCGGAATCGCTCGACGCGCTGGGCCGGACGGACGCGCGGCTGGGGGCGCTCGCGCGGGCGGCGCGGAGGCGGCTGAAATGCCCCGTCATCGCCATCACGGGTTCCTGCGGCAAGACGACGCTGAAGGAGATGGTGGGGCAGGTGCTCGGCCGGCGCCTGAAAGGCCGGCAGCCGCCGAAAAGTTTCAACAACCTCATCGGCGTGCCGCTCACGCTTCTCGGCGCGGAGGAGGACGACGAGTTTGTGCTTTGCGAGTTCGGCACGAACGCGCCGGGAGAGATTGCGCGGCTGTCGGCGATGGCCGAGCCGACCATCGGAGCGGTGACGCTGGTGGGGTCGGCGCATCTGGAAGGCCTCGGGTCGCTCGAGGGCGTGGCGGCGGAGAAGGGGGCGCTCGTCGAGTCGCTGACGCCGAAGGGCCTGGCGGTCCTGAACGCCGACGATCCGCGTGTGGCGGCCATGGCCGGCCGGTGCCGGGCCCGGGTCGTGACGTTCGGCCGCTGCGAGGGGGCGGACCTGCGGGCGGAGGACCTGATTCAGACGGACCGGAGCATCCAGTTCACGGCTGTCGCGGCCGGGGCGAAGGCGGGCGCGGGCGTCGGGTTCGCCCTCCCCGTGCCGGGGGAGCACCAGGCGCTGCTGGCGTTGGCGGCGGCGGCGGTGGCGCGCGAGGTGGGCGTGCCGTTCGAGGCGACGGCCGAAGCGCTGCGAGACTTTCGCCCGCCGCCCATGCGTCTGGCGGTCGAGGAAGCGGGCGGCGTCCTCGTGGTGAACGACGCGTATAATGCCAATCCGGAGAGCATGCGGGCGGCGCTTCGGCTGCTGGCGCTCTGGCCGGAGCGGCGAAAGGTGTTTTTCTGCGGCGACATGCTGGAACTGGGGGCGCACAGCGCCGCGGCGCACGCGGCCCTCGGGCGCGAGATTGCGGAAGCGGGCGTCCAGCGGCTCGTCTGCGTGGGAACCGAGACGCGGGCGACGGCGCGGGCCGCCGTCGAGGCCGGCCTGGCCGGGGATGCCGTCTCAACCTATGCGAGCGCGGACCTCGCCTCGGCCGATGCGGCGAAGACGGTCGAGCGGGGCGACGTGGTCCTCGTCAAAGGATCGCGGGCGATCGGAATGGAGCGCGTGGTCGAGGCGATCGCCGCCGCGGCCGCGCCGGCCGGAGAACCAGCGAAATGA
- the mraY gene encoding phospho-N-acetylmuramoyl-pentapeptide-transferase — MIYWLIFKVQTVVEFLHAHGLDRYTNVFRYQTFRMAFAVVTSFFLCMAFESPVIRLLRRLKVGGAVDFKHEVVDRMYASKAGTPTMGGLLILPAVLLATVLWADIQNFYVFLGLVTVVWLGVLGGVDDYLKLVKKNRDGLRMWEKLVFQIALAMLLAFFLHQVGKDTIRLPESDERGIALNLPFYKFPILLGFWGFFGIAILVVAGTSNAVNLTDGMDGLAIGSMTPPTAVFLAISYIAGRVDYSAYLFVPYVPGVGELAVFCGALLGASLGFLWYNCSPAQVFMGDTGSLALGGAIGYVALATRQELLLLVAGGIFVLEALSVIGQVAYFKLTGGKRILLMSPMHFHFQLKGWTETQTVVRFWLLGAMFAAMALATLKLR; from the coding sequence ATGATCTACTGGCTGATCTTCAAGGTCCAGACGGTCGTGGAGTTTTTGCACGCGCACGGCCTGGACCGGTACACGAATGTGTTCCGGTATCAGACATTTCGGATGGCGTTCGCGGTGGTGACGAGTTTCTTTCTGTGCATGGCGTTCGAGTCGCCGGTCATCCGGTTGCTGCGTCGGCTGAAGGTGGGCGGCGCGGTGGACTTCAAGCACGAAGTCGTAGACCGCATGTACGCCTCGAAAGCGGGCACGCCGACGATGGGCGGCCTGCTGATCCTGCCGGCCGTCCTTCTGGCGACCGTCCTCTGGGCCGACATTCAGAACTTCTACGTCTTTCTCGGGCTGGTGACGGTGGTGTGGCTCGGCGTGCTGGGCGGGGTGGACGATTACCTGAAACTCGTCAAGAAGAACCGCGACGGCCTGAGGATGTGGGAGAAACTGGTCTTTCAGATCGCCCTGGCGATGCTCCTGGCGTTCTTCCTGCACCAGGTGGGCAAGGACACGATTCGCCTGCCGGAGAGCGACGAGCGCGGCATCGCGCTGAATCTGCCGTTCTACAAGTTTCCCATTCTGCTCGGGTTCTGGGGGTTCTTCGGCATCGCGATCCTGGTCGTCGCGGGCACGAGCAACGCCGTCAACCTGACGGACGGGATGGACGGCCTGGCGATCGGGAGCATGACGCCTCCCACGGCCGTGTTCCTCGCCATCAGTTACATAGCCGGCCGGGTGGACTACTCGGCGTACCTGTTCGTGCCCTACGTGCCCGGGGTGGGGGAGTTGGCCGTCTTCTGCGGCGCGCTCTTGGGCGCGAGCCTGGGGTTCCTCTGGTACAACTGTTCGCCCGCGCAGGTGTTCATGGGCGACACGGGAAGCCTGGCGCTCGGGGGGGCGATCGGCTACGTGGCCCTGGCGACGCGCCAGGAACTGCTGCTCCTGGTCGCGGGCGGCATCTTTGTTCTGGAGGCCCTCAGCGTCATCGGCCAGGTCGCGTACTTCAAACTCACGGGCGGCAAGCGCATCCTCCTGATGAGCCCCATGCACTTTCATTTTCAATTGAAAGGCTGGACCGAGACGCAGACGGTGGTTCGTTTCTGGTTGCTGGGCGCCATGTTTGCCGCCATGGCGCTCGCGACGCTGAAACTCAGGTGA
- a CDS encoding putative peptidoglycan glycosyltransferase FtsW: MAAGAHALSYDNTDRPIPEARVLVMVVLALMAFGVLMVYSASRSVDPGGGGSYFVRHLLFLPIAIVAMAFGACVPYHWLNRGWLAAAIFVGTVGLLGLVLLFGDPVNGARRWFSVAVAGMRVSFQPSELAKVGLVIFLAHFFSRPKADARSFPRSFLPAMGAIGLVGALIVKEDFGTAALVGFVALLLCLIAGCRWWHFLTVLPFAGLGFWLTVVRVEYRWERLIAFLDPWAHQDGAGWHITQSLMGIGRGGFFGVGIGAGVQKFYIPECETDFIFSVLCEEMGLVGAILVLGLFGVFVWRAGRAIRRAPDRFGFFLATGALLTIGLQAVMNIGVATSALPAKGIGLPFISYGGSGLVMMSLAAGLIASVARSGGSPGRPLWTGAASGPSLLVRRRTCYGR, encoded by the coding sequence ATGGCCGCAGGCGCACACGCATTGTCCTATGACAATACCGACCGGCCGATCCCCGAGGCCCGGGTCCTCGTCATGGTGGTCCTGGCGCTGATGGCGTTCGGCGTCCTCATGGTCTACAGCGCCAGCCGCTCCGTCGACCCCGGGGGCGGCGGGTCGTACTTCGTACGGCACCTGCTTTTCCTGCCGATTGCGATCGTGGCGATGGCGTTCGGGGCGTGCGTGCCTTACCACTGGCTGAACCGCGGCTGGCTGGCGGCGGCGATCTTCGTCGGCACGGTCGGCCTCCTGGGCCTGGTCCTGCTTTTCGGCGACCCGGTCAACGGAGCCCGGCGCTGGTTTTCGGTCGCCGTGGCGGGGATGCGCGTGAGTTTTCAGCCCTCGGAGTTGGCGAAGGTGGGGCTCGTCATTTTCCTGGCGCACTTCTTCAGCCGACCGAAGGCCGACGCGCGGAGTTTCCCGCGCTCGTTCCTGCCGGCGATGGGGGCGATCGGCCTCGTCGGCGCCCTCATTGTGAAGGAGGACTTCGGCACGGCCGCCCTCGTCGGCTTCGTCGCCTTGCTCCTCTGCCTCATCGCCGGCTGCCGGTGGTGGCATTTTCTGACGGTGCTTCCGTTCGCAGGGCTCGGTTTCTGGCTCACGGTGGTCCGTGTCGAGTACCGGTGGGAACGGCTGATCGCGTTCCTCGATCCCTGGGCCCACCAGGACGGGGCCGGCTGGCACATCACGCAGAGCCTCATGGGGATCGGGCGTGGCGGCTTCTTCGGCGTCGGGATCGGCGCCGGCGTCCAGAAGTTCTACATCCCGGAATGCGAAACCGACTTCATCTTCTCCGTCCTCTGCGAGGAGATGGGCCTGGTGGGGGCGATTCTCGTGCTGGGTCTCTTCGGCGTATTCGTCTGGCGGGCCGGCCGGGCCATCCGCCGGGCGCCCGACCGCTTCGGATTTTTCCTCGCCACCGGGGCCCTGCTGACGATCGGCCTTCAGGCGGTGATGAACATCGGCGTCGCGACCAGCGCGCTGCCCGCCAAGGGCATCGGCCTGCCGTTCATCAGTTACGGCGGCTCGGGGCTGGTGATGATGAGCCTGGCGGCGGGTCTGATCGCGTCGGTCGCGCGCAGCGGCGGATCGCCCGGACGGCCTCTCTGGACGGGCGCCGCGTCCGGTCCGTCGCTCCTCGTTCGCCGGCGCACCTGCTACGGGCGTTAA
- a CDS encoding UDP-N-acetylglucosamine--N-acetylmuramyl-(pentapeptide) pyrophosphoryl-undecaprenol N-acetylglucosamine transferase produces the protein MRESGRRIFLAGGGTGGHLYPGLAVAEAILRRRPETSIAFSCTRGEMDSKILRGRGLPVTPIDSRPFRPRSPWSWPRFVISLVLAGNHARRRFREFCPDVVLGLGGYGSYAPVRVGQKYGAATAILNPDIIPGRANRRLARRADAVFCQFQPTLEALGDAARLTGCPVRASVLGRDRAKALAGFGLDAARRTLLVTGASSGAQTVNRSLVALLKDRGLPEGWQVLHLTGELDHAQVAEAYRGIRVPTAVRAYEHDMGLAYAAADLAVARAGASTIAELLAVGLPAVFMPYPFHRDQHQMHQARAVEAMGAAVVVEDRPGDPATWRDLAAALESLMADDGRRRELAGRARAAGRPEAADTVAGALLELADGVAERRHAGIRAGRGTR, from the coding sequence ATGCGTGAGAGCGGACGGCGAATCTTCCTGGCGGGCGGCGGGACCGGAGGCCACCTGTACCCGGGCCTCGCGGTGGCCGAGGCGATTCTTCGGCGGCGGCCGGAAACCTCCATCGCCTTTTCCTGCACGCGGGGCGAGATGGACTCCAAAATCCTCCGGGGCAGGGGCCTGCCCGTCACGCCGATCGATTCGCGCCCCTTTCGCCCGCGCTCGCCGTGGTCATGGCCCCGGTTTGTCATCAGCCTGGTCCTCGCGGGAAACCACGCGCGACGCCGCTTCCGCGAATTCTGCCCGGACGTCGTGCTGGGTCTGGGGGGCTACGGCAGTTACGCGCCCGTCCGCGTCGGCCAGAAGTACGGCGCCGCGACGGCCATTCTGAACCCGGACATCATCCCCGGGCGTGCCAATCGCCGACTCGCACGCCGCGCCGACGCCGTCTTCTGCCAGTTCCAGCCGACCCTCGAGGCACTCGGCGATGCCGCGCGGCTTACCGGTTGTCCGGTCCGCGCGAGCGTCCTGGGGCGCGACCGCGCGAAAGCCCTGGCCGGCTTCGGCCTGGACGCCGCCCGCCGGACGCTCCTCGTGACGGGCGCCTCGAGCGGCGCCCAAACCGTGAACCGCAGCCTCGTGGCCCTTCTCAAGGACCGCGGCCTGCCCGAGGGCTGGCAGGTGCTCCACCTGACGGGCGAACTGGACCACGCCCAGGTCGCGGAGGCGTACCGCGGCATCCGGGTTCCCACGGCGGTGCGGGCGTACGAGCACGACATGGGCCTCGCCTACGCCGCCGCCGACCTGGCCGTCGCGCGGGCCGGCGCCTCCACCATCGCCGAACTCCTGGCCGTCGGCCTGCCGGCCGTCTTCATGCCGTATCCCTTTCATCGGGACCAGCACCAGATGCACCAGGCGCGGGCGGTCGAGGCGATGGGCGCGGCCGTGGTTGTCGAGGATCGGCCCGGCGATCCGGCGACGTGGCGGGACCTGGCGGCGGCGCTGGAATCGCTGATGGCCGACGACGGCCGCCGACGCGAACTGGCCGGCCGGGCCCGCGCGGCCGGACGCCCCGAGGCCGCTGACACGGTCGCCGGCGCCCTGCTCGAACTGGCCGATGGCGTCGCCGAACGCCGCCACGCCGGTATCCGCGCCGGCCGCGGAACGAGATGA
- the murC gene encoding UDP-N-acetylmuramate--L-alanine ligase: protein MAERNPSLPTKPYAGRKIHFVGIGGCGMCGLAEFVLMEGGEVSGSDRKESPATDRLRRLGAQVHVGHDRAHVPAGAERVVSSAAVPPDNPELAEARSRGIPVEKYARFLGRLMELRRGIAVAGTHGKSTTTAMTGFVLREAGLDPSFVIGADVPQLCAASCGGGGSHAGTGPHLVVEACEFNRSFLALAPQAACILNVEEDHLDYYRDLAEIREAFADFASRVSPGGRLVVTGTDLAFSQLTESARATVETFGIGGQWNWRAENLEADRGRFAFDVYRGRDLYGSVRLRIPGQHHVLNALAAVALCHWAGAPAPAVVQALGAFEGARRRTEVLGEAAGVTVVDDYAHHPTEIMATLRAVRQRFEPKRLWVVFQPHQYSRTRFLLKDFARALVLADKVIVPDIYFVRDSELERQAVRSQDLVGEIQGLGADALYMESFDSIRRYLVESLAAGDVLTVMGAGDVWRLGAPLLADLERGSAPTRREPTRRANREGT from the coding sequence ATGGCCGAACGGAATCCTTCCCTGCCGACCAAACCCTACGCCGGACGAAAAATCCATTTCGTCGGGATCGGCGGCTGCGGCATGTGCGGCCTGGCGGAGTTCGTCCTCATGGAGGGCGGCGAGGTGTCCGGCTCGGACCGGAAGGAAAGCCCGGCGACGGACCGCCTCCGCCGACTCGGGGCGCAAGTTCACGTCGGCCACGACCGCGCCCACGTGCCGGCCGGCGCCGAACGCGTCGTCTCGAGCGCCGCCGTACCCCCCGATAACCCCGAACTGGCGGAGGCCCGGAGCCGCGGAATCCCCGTCGAAAAGTACGCGCGGTTTCTCGGCCGGCTGATGGAACTGCGTCGCGGCATCGCCGTCGCCGGGACGCACGGCAAGAGCACGACGACCGCGATGACCGGCTTCGTCCTGCGCGAGGCCGGTCTGGACCCGAGTTTCGTCATCGGGGCCGACGTGCCTCAACTCTGCGCAGCATCCTGCGGAGGCGGCGGCTCCCACGCCGGAACCGGGCCGCACCTCGTGGTCGAGGCGTGCGAATTCAACCGGTCGTTCCTCGCCCTCGCGCCCCAGGCGGCCTGCATCCTCAACGTCGAGGAGGATCACCTGGACTATTACCGCGACCTGGCGGAGATCCGCGAGGCCTTCGCCGACTTCGCCTCGCGCGTCTCGCCCGGCGGGCGGCTCGTCGTGACCGGCACGGACCTGGCGTTTTCCCAATTGACCGAGAGCGCCCGGGCGACCGTCGAGACCTTCGGCATCGGCGGCCAGTGGAACTGGCGGGCCGAAAACCTCGAAGCCGACCGCGGACGATTCGCCTTCGACGTCTATCGCGGCAGGGACCTCTACGGCTCCGTCCGGCTCCGGATTCCGGGGCAGCACCACGTGCTGAACGCCCTGGCGGCCGTCGCCCTCTGCCATTGGGCGGGGGCGCCCGCGCCGGCCGTCGTCCAGGCCCTTGGGGCCTTCGAGGGCGCCAGGCGGCGAACCGAGGTCCTGGGCGAGGCGGCCGGCGTCACCGTCGTGGACGACTACGCCCACCACCCGACCGAGATTATGGCGACGCTGCGGGCGGTTCGGCAGCGCTTCGAGCCGAAACGCCTCTGGGTCGTCTTCCAGCCCCACCAGTACAGCCGGACGCGGTTTCTCCTGAAAGATTTTGCGCGGGCCCTCGTCCTGGCCGATAAGGTCATTGTGCCGGACATCTACTTCGTCCGGGACAGCGAACTCGAGCGCCAGGCCGTCCGCAGCCAGGACCTGGTCGGGGAGATCCAGGGACTCGGGGCCGACGCCCTCTACATGGAATCCTTCGATTCGATTCGGCGGTACCTCGTCGAGAGTCTCGCCGCCGGCGACGTCCTGACGGTCATGGGGGCCGGCGACGTCTGGCGGCTGGGCGCGCCGCTCCTGGCGGACCTGGAGCGGGGTTCGGCTCCGACGCGCCGCGAGCCGACCCGCCGGGCCAACCGAGAGGGCACATGA
- a CDS encoding FAD-binding protein, with protein MMDIFKGLEPIVQRDFPLGEMTTFGVGGPAEHFARPRNEKELHDLLVQCEKHGLEVRAIGRGSNILVLDEGVPGVVVQLDRDGFGQIAIQDDLVCAGAAALIQKVVHEAARAHLSGIECLVGIPGTVGGAVRMNAGGIFGDIGRSVERVKVTDVHGETFYREREDLEFAYRWSNISARFILEAELRLMPDSPRAILARMKKIWMAKRNTQPTSASSAGCTFKNPPRHGRRRAH; from the coding sequence ATGATGGATATCTTCAAAGGGCTCGAGCCAATCGTCCAGCGGGATTTTCCCCTCGGCGAAATGACGACGTTCGGCGTAGGCGGGCCGGCCGAGCACTTCGCCCGCCCTCGCAACGAGAAAGAACTGCACGACCTGCTCGTGCAATGCGAGAAGCACGGCCTGGAGGTCCGCGCCATCGGCCGAGGGTCCAACATCCTTGTCCTGGACGAAGGCGTGCCGGGCGTCGTCGTTCAACTGGACCGCGACGGCTTCGGCCAGATCGCCATTCAGGACGACCTCGTCTGCGCCGGCGCCGCCGCCCTCATCCAGAAAGTGGTTCACGAGGCGGCACGGGCGCACCTCTCGGGGATTGAGTGCCTGGTTGGCATTCCGGGCACGGTCGGCGGCGCGGTGCGGATGAACGCGGGCGGCATCTTCGGCGACATCGGCCGAAGCGTCGAACGCGTCAAGGTCACCGACGTCCACGGCGAAACGTTCTACCGCGAGCGGGAGGACCTCGAGTTCGCCTATCGCTGGAGCAACATTTCCGCACGGTTCATCCTCGAGGCGGAGTTGCGCCTCATGCCGGACAGCCCGCGCGCGATCCTCGCCCGGATGAAAAAAATCTGGATGGCCAAACGCAACACCCAGCCCACCAGCGCCTCGAGCGCCGGCTGTACGTTCAAGAATCCCCCGCGGCATGGCCGCCGGCGCGCTCATTGA
- a CDS encoding D-alanine--D-alanine ligase → MRLRPGTLTIGVLMGGCSRERAVSLESGRMVAEALQGLGHDVRPCDVRPGDLTPDFVRGIGVAFLALHGEWGEDGGIQEELERLGVCYTGSGPEASRLAMDKTAAKQRFTEAGVPTPAFRQAAPGDEASLREAFDALGPALVVKPVADGSSIDVAMCDSLASVRRAAQPVWARGEKALLERRIVGRELTVGIVGRDALPVIEIRVPKGWYDYQAKYVSDDTQYVFDHGLPAETEARVVEVALAAHAALGCRDLSRVDLILPPGGEPQVLEVNTIPGFTAHSLVPKAAARAGLAFGRLCERVVALACERCRTAPKT, encoded by the coding sequence ATGAGACTTAGGCCGGGGACGCTGACCATCGGCGTCCTGATGGGCGGGTGTTCGCGCGAACGGGCCGTCAGCCTCGAGAGCGGCCGGATGGTGGCCGAAGCGCTCCAGGGCCTCGGCCACGACGTCCGACCCTGCGACGTCCGGCCGGGCGACCTTACGCCGGACTTCGTCCGGGGCATTGGCGTCGCTTTCCTTGCGCTCCACGGCGAATGGGGCGAAGACGGCGGGATCCAGGAGGAACTGGAACGTCTCGGCGTCTGCTACACGGGCAGCGGGCCCGAGGCGAGCCGCCTGGCGATGGACAAGACGGCCGCCAAGCAGCGGTTCACCGAGGCCGGCGTGCCGACGCCCGCGTTTCGCCAGGCGGCGCCCGGCGACGAGGCATCCTTGCGCGAGGCGTTCGACGCGCTCGGCCCGGCGCTGGTCGTCAAGCCCGTTGCTGATGGGTCGAGCATCGACGTGGCGATGTGCGATTCGCTCGCGTCGGTGCGACGGGCCGCGCAGCCGGTCTGGGCCCGGGGCGAAAAGGCGCTCCTCGAGCGCCGCATCGTCGGGCGCGAACTGACCGTCGGCATCGTGGGGCGCGACGCCCTGCCGGTCATCGAAATCCGCGTGCCGAAAGGATGGTACGACTACCAGGCCAAGTACGTGTCGGACGACACCCAGTACGTTTTCGATCACGGTTTGCCGGCGGAGACGGAGGCGCGGGTCGTCGAGGTGGCGCTGGCCGCCCACGCCGCGCTCGGTTGCCGGGACCTTTCGCGCGTGGACCTGATTTTGCCGCCCGGCGGCGAGCCCCAGGTCCTCGAGGTCAACACGATTCCCGGCTTCACCGCGCACAGCCTGGTGCCGAAAGCGGCGGCGCGGGCGGGCCTCGCGTTCGGCCGGCTGTGCGAGCGCGTGGTAGCCCTGGCGTGCGAGCGGTGCCGGACGGCGCCGAAAACGTAG
- a CDS encoding lysophospholipid acyltransferase family protein, with product MAYLRQQLVWAGQYAALRVVEMLLQCFPIDANLATARWVGRLLYLVDRRHRQVAIENLRASFPGASPRAIRRMARRSFEHMIMVGVEFLCLTRLMQFNSYFRHIELGLNLDRFIDLVSSNRPCLIVGGHFGNWEMSAYGMAAMGFPTTSVGRPLDNPYLDRHVKKIREFSGQRILSKYGMTPEAFEHLEAGTRLAFPADQDAGRRGFFVEYFGRKASVYKSIAYLALESGAPIVVGGAYRTGPRFHYHGVVTDIIDPAEYEKGVDGAMAITQRFTSALERLVRMAPDQYLWVHRRWKTRPPEERKAAGAPAQTAPGV from the coding sequence GTGGCTTACCTGCGTCAGCAACTCGTCTGGGCGGGCCAGTACGCCGCCCTCCGCGTCGTCGAGATGCTCTTGCAGTGTTTTCCCATCGACGCGAACCTGGCGACGGCCCGATGGGTCGGCCGCCTCTTGTACCTGGTGGACCGCCGCCACCGACAGGTCGCCATCGAAAACCTGCGCGCCAGTTTCCCCGGCGCGAGTCCGCGGGCCATCCGCCGCATGGCCCGCCGATCCTTCGAGCACATGATTATGGTCGGCGTCGAGTTCCTCTGCCTCACGCGCCTCATGCAGTTCAACAGTTACTTCCGCCATATCGAACTCGGGTTGAACCTCGACCGGTTTATCGACCTGGTGTCCTCGAACCGGCCGTGCCTCATCGTGGGCGGCCACTTCGGCAACTGGGAGATGAGCGCCTACGGAATGGCCGCCATGGGGTTCCCCACGACCTCCGTCGGCCGGCCGCTCGACAATCCCTACCTGGACCGCCACGTGAAAAAGATCCGCGAGTTCTCGGGCCAGCGGATCCTCTCGAAGTACGGCATGACGCCCGAGGCGTTCGAGCACCTCGAGGCCGGGACGCGCCTGGCGTTCCCCGCCGACCAGGACGCCGGCCGGCGAGGCTTCTTCGTCGAATACTTCGGCCGCAAGGCGTCCGTCTACAAGAGCATCGCGTACCTGGCGCTCGAGTCGGGGGCGCCGATCGTCGTCGGCGGCGCGTACCGCACGGGCCCGCGGTTCCACTACCACGGGGTCGTCACCGACATCATCGACCCGGCCGAGTACGAGAAAGGCGTGGACGGCGCGATGGCGATCACGCAGCGGTTCACGTCGGCCCTCGAGCGCCTCGTGCGGATGGCGCCGGACCAGTACCTCTGGGTCCATCGCCGATGGAAGACGCGCCCGCCGGAGGAACGCAAGGCGGCAGGCGCTCCGGCGCAAACGGCGCCCGGCGTGTAA